One region of Sphingomonas bisphenolicum genomic DNA includes:
- a CDS encoding shikimate dehydrogenase — MFQTPVSDTGRPVASILCGLIGSGIAGSRSPQMHEGEARALGLPMVYRILDGEVMGYDAAGLPRLIPMLAAMGFDGINVTHPFKQDVMPLLDSLSPAAKALGAVNTILFEDGRTYGDNTDWSGYRAHFLAGLGQHKRAHVAMIGAGGAAAAVGYAHLDLGATRLTLFDPAQDRAQLLADRLTTLFPAAQVTAAPTAQATISGANGVVQTSPIGMLSHPGLPFDPDLLTADQWVSDIIYFPLQTALLAAAQAKGCATLTGGGMAVMQAAHAFALFTGTEPDAARMLRDFDRASAGDAA, encoded by the coding sequence ATGTTCCAGACCCCCGTATCGGATACGGGCCGACCGGTCGCGTCCATCCTCTGCGGCCTGATCGGCAGCGGCATAGCCGGATCGCGCAGCCCGCAAATGCATGAAGGCGAAGCCCGCGCGCTCGGCCTGCCGATGGTCTATCGCATCCTCGATGGCGAAGTGATGGGCTATGACGCGGCGGGCCTGCCGCGCCTCATCCCCATGCTGGCGGCCATGGGCTTCGACGGCATCAACGTCACCCATCCCTTCAAGCAGGACGTCATGCCGCTGCTCGACAGCCTGTCGCCTGCGGCCAAGGCGCTGGGCGCGGTCAACACCATCCTGTTCGAAGATGGCCGCACCTATGGCGACAATACGGACTGGTCCGGCTACCGCGCCCACTTCCTTGCCGGCCTTGGCCAGCACAAGCGCGCCCATGTCGCGATGATCGGCGCAGGCGGGGCCGCAGCGGCGGTCGGCTATGCCCATCTCGACCTCGGCGCCACGCGCCTCACCCTGTTCGATCCCGCACAGGACCGGGCGCAGCTACTGGCCGATCGCCTGACCACGCTCTTCCCCGCTGCGCAGGTGACGGCCGCCCCCACAGCGCAGGCTACCATCAGCGGCGCCAACGGCGTGGTCCAGACGTCGCCGATCGGCATGCTCAGCCATCCCGGCCTGCCCTTCGATCCCGATCTGCTGACAGCCGATCAATGGGTGTCGGACATCATCTATTTCCCGCTCCAGACCGCATTGCTCGCCGCCGCGCAGGCGAAGGGCTGCGCGACGCTGACCGGCGGCGGCATGGCGGTGATGCAGGCGGCCCACGCCTTCGCCCTGTTCACCGGAACCGAACCGGACGCCGCGCGGATGCTCCGCGATTTCGACCGCGCCAGCGCAGGAGACGCCGCATGA
- a CDS encoding MFS transporter: MASYSASGTVSVRPYVTVDTPSTHASAPASDSVWTARQILVVATCFILNMLDGMDVLILSYIAPALSSDWQVSPESLGVVFSAGLAGMAAGGLLIAPLADRFGRRKLILASLIMMAAAMFASGIATSIPELIASRFVVGIGIGTVLASMAALTAEYAPEKHRTFAVGFLQAGYPVGATITGFVVASHVTTHGWQAMLLGAAALCAIAIPLVWLLLPESIAFLLSRQPKGALQKANKLLASIGQPQLDTLPPQQTSETRHAGVRGLLSEGRAPSTILLWLAITFSFMTLYFVISWIPKLAVEAGLPAKDAIYAGAIYNIGAFIGTSSIGLVAMRFDLRRLILVYMVLAAAALTVFGSVAMPLVATLGTAFLIGVFVQGGFNGCYPLAASLYPPEARGTGIGWAMGVGRIGAVIGPMLGGFLLAAKVSLPVIFGIFAVPVVLAGLCAALIRLPKAA; encoded by the coding sequence ATGGCCAGCTATTCCGCCAGCGGCACCGTGTCCGTCCGGCCCTATGTGACCGTGGATACGCCGTCCACGCACGCATCGGCCCCAGCGTCCGACAGCGTCTGGACCGCCCGCCAGATCCTCGTCGTCGCGACCTGCTTCATCCTCAACATGCTCGACGGCATGGATGTGCTGATCCTCTCCTATATCGCACCTGCGCTGTCGAGCGACTGGCAGGTCAGCCCCGAAAGCCTGGGCGTCGTGTTCAGCGCCGGCCTTGCCGGCATGGCGGCGGGCGGCCTGCTCATCGCGCCGCTGGCCGACCGCTTCGGCCGGCGCAAGCTGATCCTTGCCTCGCTCATCATGATGGCCGCCGCGATGTTCGCATCGGGCATCGCCACCTCCATCCCCGAACTGATCGCCAGCCGCTTCGTCGTCGGCATCGGCATCGGCACGGTGCTGGCCAGCATGGCCGCGCTCACCGCCGAATATGCCCCCGAAAAACATCGCACCTTCGCGGTCGGCTTCCTTCAGGCGGGCTATCCCGTCGGCGCGACCATCACCGGCTTCGTCGTGGCCAGTCATGTCACCACCCATGGCTGGCAGGCGATGCTGCTGGGCGCGGCGGCTCTCTGCGCCATCGCCATTCCGCTGGTCTGGCTGCTGCTGCCCGAATCCATTGCCTTCCTGCTCAGCCGCCAGCCCAAGGGCGCCCTGCAAAAGGCGAACAAGCTGCTCGCCTCGATCGGCCAGCCGCAACTCGACACGCTGCCCCCGCAGCAGACCAGCGAAACCCGTCATGCCGGCGTGCGCGGCCTGCTCAGCGAAGGCCGCGCGCCCAGCACCATCCTGCTCTGGCTGGCCATCACCTTCAGCTTCATGACGCTCTATTTCGTCATCAGCTGGATTCCCAAGCTGGCGGTCGAAGCCGGCCTGCCGGCCAAGGACGCCATCTACGCCGGCGCCATCTACAATATCGGCGCCTTCATCGGCACCTCCTCGATCGGACTCGTCGCCATGCGTTTCGACCTGCGCCGCCTGATTCTGGTCTATATGGTGCTCGCTGCCGCCGCACTCACGGTCTTCGGGTCGGTCGCCATGCCGCTCGTTGCGACACTGGGCACGGCCTTCCTGATCGGCGTCTTCGTGCAGGGCGGCTTCAACGGCTGCTATCCGCTCGCCGCCAGCCTGTATCCGCCCGAAGCGCGCGGCACCGGCATCGGCTGGGCCATGGGCGTCGGCCGGATCGGCGCGGTGATCGGCCCGATGCTCGGTGGCTTCCTGCTCGCGGCCAAGGTGTCGCTGCCGGTGATCTTCGGCATTTTCGCGGTGCCGGTGGTGCTGGCGGGCCTGTGCGCCGCGCTCATCCGCCTGCCCAAGGCCGCCTGA